A stretch of Camelina sativa cultivar DH55 chromosome 18, Cs, whole genome shotgun sequence DNA encodes these proteins:
- the LOC104762590 gene encoding transcription factor SAC51-like — protein sequence MPLDTRQRDLPLGLSQNCFEDIGVRSVHPRIPLPELGILYAAELQARCLQPPPFQSLLCSHDKESFGKRFSRSDMRSWCAAAAATTTTPHGALESSQKRLMIFDQSGNQTRLLRCPFPLRFPSHGAAEPVKLSELHGLEKAFREDNEEFDENHSNGKESEMHEDTEEINALLYSDDDYDDDCESESDDEVMSTGHSPYLCNKRELDEIDGPCKRQKLLDKDNKISESSSFVGTKSSTKLNGSSFHKDKNLPESKNISTKEDSGSGLSSEQSKKDKIRTALKILESIVPGAKGNEALLLLDEAIDYLKLLKRDLISTEVKNQSSHHSQATNLVG from the coding sequence ATGCCTCTAGATACAAGGCAAAGGGATTTGCCTCTGGGCTTAAGTCAAAATTGCTTTGAGGATATAGGAGTTCGGTCTGTCCATCCTAGAATTCCTCTCCCTGAGCTTGGGATACTATACGCAGCTGAGCTTCAGGCTCGCTGTTTGCAGCCACCGCCATTCCAGTCTTTACTGTGCAGTCATGATAAGGAGTCTTTTGGAAAACGATTCTCACGGTCTGACATGCGGTCTTGGTgcgctgctgctgctgctactactactactccaCATGGAGCATTAGAGTCTTCTCAGAAAAGACTTATGATATTCGATCAGTCAGGAAATCAGACTCGTCTATTACGCTGTCCATTTCCTCTACGGTTTCCATCTCACGGGGCTGCAGAACCAGTCAAACTCTCTGAGTTACACGGTCTAGAGAAAGCTTTCAGGGAAGATAatgaagagtttgatgagaACCATTCAAATGGAAAAGAGTCAGAAATGCATGAAGACACTGAGGAGATCAATGCATTGCTATACtctgatgatgattatgatgatgattgtgagagtgagagtgatGATGAAGTAATGAGCACTGGTCACTCTCCTTATCTTTGCAACAAAAGGGAATTGGATGAAATCGATGGTCCTTGTAAAAGGCAGAAACTACTGGATAAGGATAACAAAATCAGTGAGTCATCATCATTTGTGGGCACTAAGAGTTCCACAAAACTCAATGGGTCGTCCTTTCACAAGGATAAAAATCTCCCTGAATCAAAAAACATCTCGACCAAGGAAGACAGTGGTTCTGGTCTGAGCAGCGAGCAGTCGAAGAAAGACAAGATTCGTACAGCTCTGAAAATACTCGAGAGCATAGTCCCCGGTGCAAAAGGAAACGAAGCTCTCTTACTTCTGGACGAAGCAATTGATTACCTAAAGTTGCTGAAACGAGACTTAATCTCGACAGAGGTTAAGAACCAAAGCTCCCACCACTCACAAGCCACCAATCTTGTTGGTTAA